Proteins from a genomic interval of Oncorhynchus nerka isolate Pitt River linkage group LG13, Oner_Uvic_2.0, whole genome shotgun sequence:
- the LOC115140132 gene encoding LOW QUALITY PROTEIN: ATPase MORC2-like (The sequence of the model RefSeq protein was modified relative to this genomic sequence to represent the inferred CDS: inserted 1 base in 1 codon): MAYSNYSTLNRAQLTFEYLHTNSTTHEFLFGALAELVDNSRDANATRIDIYTEKKQDLRGGYMLCFLDDGTGMDPNEATHVIQFGKSSKRTPDSTHIGQYGNGLKSGSMRIGKDFILFTKKDNTLSCLFLSRTFHEEEGLDEVIVPLPTWELLTRQPITGDPEKFAIETELIYKYSPFKNEQQLMEQFNKIEGSSGTLVIIYNLKLMDTREPELDVETDHQDILMAGTPSEGVKPERRSFRAYAAVLYIDPRMRIFIQGHKVRTKRLSCCLYKPRVYKYTSTRFKTRAEQEVKKADHLAKLAEEKAREAESKSLSLETKLGDNMSRESRVILRKAQEGAMMLRREAELKKKIQDSKQKALKDPKELSFIFGVNIEQRDLDGMFVYNCSRLIKMYEKTGPQLEGGMACGGVVGVVDVPYLVLEPTHNKQDFADAKEYRHLLRAMGEHLAQYWKDSNIAQKGIVKFWDEFGYLSASWSSLPSPEQRYKRRRAMEIPLTIQCDKCLKWRTLPFQMDAVDKRYPDSWVCLMNPDSTQDRCDAPEQKQNLPCGVLKKDRQTAEDKQKELTEKIRQQQEKLEALQKTSTIRSAADVKKLPLDVSMRPINESSSQGTRSSERVSRPRSPPLPALLKNAPSQPPALNRKPTYSPRPTTRPAAPPPAPRVDQSRAGAKQSPAPAKPAPKTPAKVPAKPTPSSRTSRTPAKLSPGKATTPASSQRKKVMEQEESEEEEEEEEKEEEDEDDSEDDSEEEEPQPKKSKMVTAVGNRGKAVEKAPLKRGKVTEVHTPPPSTKPXPPEKRRAIIATRLPPATPPLAKPIPTPPRAKVTDSTENEDPEYDLKNAQKDKGVLVEVRVNKEWFTGKVVAVETSKQSIRWKVKFDYVPRSTPKDRWVFKGSEEVRLMRPPSPLSQTPDTQQGEGTEKGHPPMEPDTTQPGTSREVTDNLVTMMRTVLRYFFPPDFRIPKEDVNSMTAEELVAFPMKEYFQQYELGLQSLCNSYQSRADARAKAVEEKSSSAETKLREADEKLQKLRTNIVQLLQKVQEDIDINTDDELDAYIEDLLTKGD, encoded by the exons ATGGCCTACTCTAACTACAGCACACTGAACAGGGCTCAGCTCACCTTCGAGTATCTGCACACCAACTC GACAACCCATGAGTTCCTGTTTGGAGCTCTGGCTGAGCTGGTGGACAACTCCAG GGATGCCAATGCCACCCGGATTGACatctacacag AGAAGAAACAAGACTTGCGTGGAGGCTACATGCTATGTTTCTTAGACGACGGCACAGGAATGGACCCCA ACGAGGCGACCCATGTGATCCAATTTGGGAAGTCCAGTAAGCGTACACCAGATTCCACTCACATTGGCCAGTACGGGAACGGACTCAAATC GGGTTCCATGCGTATTGGGAAAGATTTTATTCTGTTTACCAAGAaggacaacacactgtcctgCCTGTTCCTGTCTAGAACATTCCATGAGGAGGAGGGGCTTGACGAG GTAATCGTACCCCTGCCCACCTGGGAACTGCTGACCAGACAGCCAATCACAGGCGACCCTGAGAAGTTCGCCATAGAGACGGAGCTCATCTACAAATACTCTCCTTTTAAAAACGAACAGCAGCTGATGGAACAGTTCAACAAGATAGAGGGCAGCAGCG GTACTTTGGTGATCATCTATAACCTGAAGTTGATGGACACCAGAGAGCCAGAGCTGGAtgtggagacagaccaccaggaTATCCTGATGGCTGGAACCCCCTCAGAGGGAGT GAAGCCAGAGCGTCGGTCGTTCCGAGCATATGCTGCTGTCCTCTACATCGACCCCAGGATGAGGATCTTCATACAGGGACACAAAGTCAGGACCAAGAGACTGTCCTGCTGCCTCTACAAACCcag GGTATATAAATACACATCAACTCGATTCAAAACCCGCGCTGAGCAGGAAGTAAAAAAGGCTGATCACCTCGCTAAGTTAG ctGAAGAGAAGGCTCGGGAGGCGGAGAGCAAAAGTCTGTCTCTGGAGACCAAACTGGGAGACAACATGTCTAGAGAATCACGG gtCATATTGCGTAAGGCCCAGGAGGGTGCCATGATGCTTCGCCGGGAGGCAGAATTGAAGAAGAAGATTCAGGATTCCAAACAGAA agcGTTGAAGGACCCAAAGGAGCTGAGTTTTATCTTTGGGGTGAACATTGAGCAGAGAGACCTGGACGGGATGTTTGTGTATAACTGCTCTCGCCTCATCAAGATGTATGAGAAGACTGGACCTCAGCTGGAGGGAGGAAT ggCGTGTGGGGGTGTTGTGGGGGTAGTAGATGTCCCATACCTGGTTTTGGAGCCCACTCACAACAAGCAGGACTTTGCGGACGCTAAAGAATACAGACACCTTCTGAGAGCCATGGGAGAACACCTAGCCCAGTACTGGAAGGACAGCAACATAG CTCAGAAGGGCATAGTGAAGTTCTGGGATGAGTTTGGGTACCTGTCTGCCAGCTGGTCCTCGCTCCCCTCGCCAGAGCAGAGGTACAAGAGACGCCGCGCCATGGAGATACCCCTCACCATACAGTGTG atAAGTGTCTgaagtggaggactctgccattcCAGATGGATGCCGTGGATAAACGTTACCCGGACAGCTGGGTGTGTCTGATGAACCCTGACAGCACTcaggacag gtgtgaCGCGCCGGAGCAAAAACAGAACCTTCCGTGTGGGGTTCTGAAGAAGGACAGGCAGACGGCCGAGGACAAACAGAAAGAACTGACAGAGAAGATTAGACAGCAGCAGGAGAAACTAGAGGCTCTGCAGAAAACCAGCACCATCAGATCAGCAGCAGATGTGAAGAAGTTACCTCTGGACGTCAGCATGAGACCCATAAATGAGAGTTCCTCCcag gGAACCAGGTCGTCAGAGCGTGTGTCACGCCctcgctcccctcctctccccgccCTCCTCAAGAACGCCCCCAGCCAGCCCCCAGCCCTCAACCGCAAACCCACATATTCCCCTCGACCGACCACCCGGCCTGCTGCCCCTCCCCCGGCACCCAGAGTTGACCAATCCAGAGCTGGAGCGAAGCAGTCACCCGCTCCAGCAAAGCCCGCCCCCAAAACTCCAGCCAAAGTCCCCGCCAAACCCACCCCTTCAAGCCGTACCTCACGG ACTCCAGCCAAATTGTCTCCTGGCAAAGCAACCACACCTGCTAGCAGCCAGCGCAAGAAAGtgatggagcaggaggagagtgaagaggaggaggaggaggaggaaaaagaggaggaagatgaggacgaCAGCGAGGatgacagtgaggaggaggagcctcAGCCCAAGAAATCCAAGATGGTAACTGCAGTGGGGAATCGTGGGAAAGCTGTTGAGAAAGCTCCACTCAAACGGGGAAAAGTGACAGAG GTCCATACCCCCCCACCCAGCACCAAAC CGCCACCTGAGAAGAGGAGAGCTATCATAGCAACACGGCTGCCCCCCGCAACACCACCCCTGGCTAAACCCATCCCCACCCCCCCTAGAGCCAAG gtgACAGACAGCACAGAGAACGAGGACCCAGAATATGATCTGAAGAATGCTCAGAAAG ATAAGGGTGTGTTGGTGGAGGTGCGTGTGAATAAGGAATGGTTCACAGGCAAAGTTGTTGCTGTGGAAACCAGTAAGCAGAGCATTCGCTGGAAGGTGAAGTTTGACTACGTCCCCAGATCCACCCCCAAGGACCGATG ggTTTTCAAAGGCAGTGAGGAGGTGAGGTTGATGCGAccgccctctcccctctcccagacCCCTGACACACAGCAAGGGGAGGGGACTGAGAAAGGCCACCCCCCCATGGAACCTGACACCACCCAACCAGGAACCAGTCGAGAGGTGACTGACAACCTGGTCACCATGATGAG GACAGTGCTGCGTTATTTCTTCCCTCCTGATTTCCGGATCCCGAAGGAAGATGTCAACAGCATGACTGCAGAGGAGCTAGTGGCCTTCCCTATG AAAGAGTATTTCCAGCAGTATGAGCTGGGTCTCCAGTCTTTGTGTAACTCGTACCAGAGCAGAGCTGATGCCAGAGCCAAAGCTGTGGAGGAAAAGAGTAGCAGCGCTGAGACCAAACTCAGGGAGGCAGACGAAAAGCTACAGAAACTACGAACCAACATTGTACAACTGCTGCAGAAAGTACAggag GACATTGACATAAACACAGACGATGAACTGGATGCCTACATAGAAGACCTGCTGACCAAGGGGGACTAG